ACCTCAATCGTAATACTGTACAATTCATGTCACTTCCTTTTAACCATTctcttcatttttcattttggGCAAAGCTATGAGTTGAACAGTGACAGATCATATTAACTTGGATTTTCTTTCCACACACTCCCCCTATTTTCAGTTCTCACTTGAGAACCCATGCCATTGTTGCTTATATTAGTTATATCTTTGATTACAGGCTCTTAATAATTGGGGTCTTGGACTACAGGTAATCCCACATTTGACTTCTTGTTATTGTAGCCTTCTCAATCTGGGATATTCCTTAGCTCTTTGCTCTTGAGCTATACTTGCtatgctgtatttttttttcagctagGAGTATGAATTTGTATTGCAGGAACTGAGTGCAATTGTTCCGGCTCGTGAGAAGCAAACCATCATAAAAACAGCTATAAGTAAGGTAGATGCAATTTCTATTACTGTGCGAGAATCATTTTTGATGATTGTATCTTCTATAAACTATTGGGCTGTTGACGCCCCCCTTCTGATGTCTTGGCAGTTTCGAGCTGCAATTCAACTGCAATTTGATTTCCATCGGGCAATATACAATCTTGGGACAGTCTTGGTATGATTCCTGACTTCCATTACTCACCTAACAATAATCTATTGTTTTAATGTAGCTGCAGTGACTTGTGAAAACCTTAGCTGATTAAGTTTTATGATAATAACAAGAATCTGTCTTCTTGTCTTATTAAATGTCTCAGTACGGTTTAGCTGAGGATACAATGAGGTCTGGGAAGCCAGGTGTGTCCGCTAGCGAGTTTTACAGTCAGTCTGCTATCTATGTTGCAGCTGCCCATGCACTGAAGCCAAATTACTCGGTAtttctttttgtctttttttttctaatttatgtATGGGACTTCTTCGTAAAAACTTTATAGCTGACAATGTCCCTTTTTGTATAATTCAGATCTACCGCAGTGCTTTGCGATTAGTTCGTTCAATGGTAAGACACTAATTTTATTTCTTGACAAACTCTTaatttattgtttatttttatcaGTTGTTAGCCAGCAGTAGTTAAGATATGGCTAGAatatgtttatttcttaatttattATCTTAGAATtcacttatcttttttttttgttaagtcGTTTTTATGTGGAAGATAAAAGACGAATAGACATAGGACTTTGAACCTGTCAAATTTTTACTCTGCTGTTCTTTAGTTTTGAGTATACATTGTTATTTCAGTACATGGCTTCTTATCTTATTTCTTGATATGGCAGAAGTAACCTTGTTCTTGCTGTCATTCTATGTCATGCAGCTGCCTTTGCCATATCTCAAAGTGGGATATTTGATTGCTCCTCCAGAAAATAGTGCCATTGCACCACACAAAGAATGGGAGAGGTCACGGTTTGTTTTGAACCATGAAGAACTCCAGCAGGTAGTTCTGCCACTGTTCTTTGTGCACTTGCTTTAGATGATAATATTGACCATTTTGAAGTTACTGCTGTCTGTAATTGTTCTTTGTCATTATCGTGCCTGCTCAAACTGCTATGTGTTGTAAATTGTAGGTCAATGCCTCTGACCAGCCTCCATCACAATCACCTGGGCATGTGGACAGCGGCAGAAAGCTTTTCAGGATAGTTGTTGCAGACATTGTTTCTGTGTCAGCATGCGCTGATCTAACCCTGCCACCCGGTGCTGGCCTTCGCATCGATACTATTCATGGCCCTAGATTCTTGGTATGCATTTCAATTTGCAATTGTTCATTTGTTCTATCGAAATGGATTACAGATGTTTTCCTTTATCTACAAATGGACTATTTTCTCTGCTTTCCTTGTAAAATGGATAACTACAACTCTATGCCTATAATGTCCTCAGCTATCATTATCAAGTTAGTGACAAACAACTGAGTATATAGTTTCGAGTGCATAACAAATGTTTTGTTGTGCTTGTGGCAGGTTGCTGATAACTGGGAGACCATTGACAGTTGGCTAGACGCTATACGCCTAGTCTACACCATATTTGCAAGAGGGAGGAGTGATGTCCTTGCTGGGATTATTACTGGCTGATGGCTCGCTGCTAGTGAAAAACTGCCAAGTATAGGCCAAGAGACTGTAGGAGTATGTCCCGGAATCAGATAGAAGTATCATAGAACTCATGGTTTTAGTAGGCGTAAGAGCAGATGTTATTTGTAACCCATTTATGGACTGGTAGGTCATAGGCCAATTTTCCTTTGTACTCTGTAGCGTTGTGTCGTCATGGTACATATGATGTGATATAAGAAATAAAAACCGTAATATCCTCTCTAGCCTGTGAATAAAGATGCAACGGCTTGTGGCAGGCGAGTAGGTTGTGTGAACTGCTGTCCTATCTCCCTCTCAAAGAAGGAATAAAATGTTTCCCCTATCTGTTTTTCAGTCTTCAAATCTCTGTTTCTCGAAAAGGAAAACCACATATTATTTACAATGTTACACGTATACAGTTCGGCTTAGCGAACATTTGTTTTCAGACATAATTTGGACATGCATGTCAGTACTTGATATCAAAGGCTCAAAGCGTGTATGCAATTTGCTCCTTGAAGTTTCATAATCTAAGCGTGTATACAATCTCGAGCCGCAGGATCCAGCCGCAGGATCCGGTGCTGTTCAGATTGAGGTCATTTcaaaccatactattttttaggTAAAGTTGTCAAAGATGTGCATATATTTAGTTTCTTATCAAtctttggtaaatacataataaatcctaccaaaatttaataaggtttattttggttaCAATCTGAAGAGCCCCTCAGTCGCTTGATGCTGGACAAGAGATGAATCTCTGAATTGACACCTCCAAGTATTCCACCACTTACTGTAAAGctgaagggaaaaaaactgaaaaagagaaATATTCCCCCGCCTGAGATTTCTCAGAGACATTTCGAAATTTCTCCTCCTCCCAGATCACCAACTCAAGAAAGAAcactacctcctcctcctcctcctcctccactccaacTCCACCGCGTCCGCCTCAACCTCCATCAATGGAACTCTCCTCCAAGCGCGAGCGCCCCAAGGACTCCAGCTAGAGTGAGCTCCCTGATCGGGCCATGCCTACGATAGCAGCAGCCCATGGAATCTCCACCAACGACATCGCCCACATGGCGCTCGTGTGCAAGCGCTAGGCGGGCGCTCTCCGCACGGAGGGCACTGTGACATGGGGTGAGTTCACTGCTCCACCTTCTTCGGAGAAGTCTTCGGCTCTGATGCTTCCATCTCCATTGATGAAGCGCTTCTCCAAGGGTCCTATGGATTCGGGCTGGGGTGAGCTCCATGCTTGCGCAGTCGTGAGGATCACAGCAGCCAGTGGACTTGCAGACAAGGACGTCAACCAAATGGTGTTCTTGTGCCATCACTGGGCGAACGTTCTCCTCGAGGAGCTCACGATGGCATCGGGTGAGTCCCCCTCTTTCCCTTCCTCAGAGAGTTCTGCAGCGGCCACAGGGTGGAGAAGGGGGATGCATTCAGCTGCTATGTCATCATCGTGATGGAGCACCATTCCATACGATTTGTTGTTCGCAATTGCTCTTTGCTTGAAGGATTCGGCCGTGCTGAGGCTTGTGTGCAAGCCATGGTGGGATGCATTCCCAGGTCCACCGTTTCTGGTATGCTCCACACACTTGCTGGAAGAACCACTGGTTGGGGAATCACAAGTTTTAGGTCATTTTCTCCCATGCAAGTTGCAAAAAATTTTCCCCCAAATTCAATCTGTTGGGGTGGATCTCTTGATGTACTTGGGATAGTCGATTCGGACGGCCACCATGATTGCAGGATTTTTTGTCTGCTctgtgagggagaggagagattaCCACCATTACCAGATTCACCTAATGGACTCTTCATGTTCTAGATCCGTAACATTCTTATCAAAGCAGTTCATGTTGTGGCATCGTCATTACTTTATCATTTCcatgagagaaaatttgtgcTAGTGAATGAGGGTTTACAACGCTTTGTCGAGTCGGTCCAAATTAAGATTCCAAGGAACTATACCATTGGTCCAAATTCGGTCGTGGAGACAAACATTAATGGTATTGTTATCCAACAGCCAAAGGTAGCAGAATTTGCCCAAGGAAGTCATTATTCGATACCAAAAGGACAGCACCTCTTTATATGTAATGAGGAGATGTACTTATGTATCATCTTGCATGGAGCTGAAAGGGATGATATCATAGTTAAGCTATTCAGAGCAATTGAGGTAACACTACCACCATCCGTTTTGTTCTTGCAAATAGTATTGGTACTTACTCACTTTACCTTGGCGCCAATCAACCTTGGTTCGCCGCTCGAATAATGTTTCTACATGCAGAATGAGCAACACTGCCTATTTCGAGAATTGGGACGACGATATGTGGATTGCGTGTTTTGAGCATTAATTTTAGTAGCATCACATCTTTAACTAGCCAGGTGAAATAATGGCACAGGAGAACATTAGGCCCCGCATGTCATTTATGCTATCAGAGTAGGTCAATACGATGGTCGACCAGAAGAATTGATGATGGCACATCATGGGTGCAGTGTGCACAATGTAATTTGTTGTATTAATATTGACCGATGAAAAAATTGCTTGTGAAGGATTATGGTTTTCTATCAATAAAATTGGGTTATAAATTTGTAACCAAGATGTTACAATACATGCTTGCATAATTAgctgtagttttttttctataataaataaatgtttaTATAATGAAACAACTTATTcaagtaattttttatttgtagttGCTTAAGATTATTTGTGAaactttataataaaaaatatgccaAAAGCTAAGCCCTTATAAGTATtttcatcaattattttttattttatttattttatggtGTTATGGTACATAGTGAGTTTATTAAGTATCTTGTATTCATTTATGTGTATAAAGTGATTATGGGAGGAAAGGTACTGATTGAaaccattttattttttctgttaCTTTAGTTTTATCATGCTATTTTTTGTTTGTCCCTTTACGTAGTTCACTATataaacaagtagattattttcatttatttaatCTTTTCAACATTATGAATTATGCAGTTATTTTGGATTTGTACATATGTGTAGTTAGAAAACTATCAAAAATCATAAGTGTTAAACATACTGCAAAATATGAATACGTATccaccataaaaaaaagaaaaaaaagctttaAATTATAAGATACTATACATGTGTACAGATTTTTGCCTTAGACATTGATAAGTACGCACATATTGTACCCTTTACCCTGAGATTGCTTACATAAATagattatttttatctttactgtttatttttcttgttaagCCTTGTCTGATAGTAGATTGAGTTAATATCACGGtgttacaataatttttttttgttgaaaatataGTTCTGAAGTTCCACGAACTTCAACATAGTAAATAAATGTATAGTTGTTTCAGTTTTTGAAGATTAAGCGGTTTAATAGATACatagttttatttatttgagtaaattttaatAGATAAATATCGTGTGCTTACTAGAATAGTTTTCTACCGTTGGAAATTAATTTGCATTAATCCTAGTTAGACAGAAATATTATTGATAATATGAATAAATGATTGTACCATTGTGAGTATGTATGCATACAAGTTCTAATTATGACATCttggaaacattttttttggcacgAAAAGATTAGAATTACCAATGAAGTAAAACTCATCCTAATAATATATGATTGTATGTTTtctgaatttgaatttagaTCAATAAAATTAGATCTTTAATGTAGCTAAGTAATCCACATTGCACTTCACTCTCTAGCTAAATCAGTAGAGTATAAGCCTCACAAGCCTCGTGTGAGTGCATGGAGTGTTGAAATAAGCATAAAGTATTTGGTGTTCAAATTATTCAGCATTatcaccaaaaaaaacaacGGGAGTAAACAACTGCCACAATCTAACTACCAAATATTCCCTCTATTAGACCCATTTTAAAAACATCAGCATTAACGGCTCATTTTTGTTTGAGCTTGTCACTATCTACCTACAAAATCTTACACTATGATATTGTTAGTATGATTGATAAATCATCCTCTCTTCTCTAACATTTCAAGGCTAATTAGATTTGTTAACGGTTGTCGTACGACAAACACGTCCGCCAAAGGGCGGGCTTCACTGGTTAAGCGGAAAATGAAATGGTGAAATTgtatttatttcttaaaaattgGATCCTCCATTACATCCTCTTGGGGTCTATT
The sequence above is drawn from the Oryza glaberrima chromosome 10, OglaRS2, whole genome shotgun sequence genome and encodes:
- the LOC127753071 gene encoding protein HLB1-like gives rise to the protein MKEPAEVRTARGGAAEGVEVEEEEEPPRSATVKQEEAKSVLGAEGSRPFAMRELKEDHEVAAGSGVKAASGERNGVGSADAEGSSYSQESMQQFSSHHDVAMDLINSVTGVDEEGRSRQRILSFAAKRYISAIERNHDDPDAYYNWALVLQESADNVDPNSSSSKDALLEEACKKYAEATRLCPTLYDAYYNWAIAIADRAKMRGRTKEAEELWKQAILNYEKAVQLNWNSPQALNNWGLGLQELSAIVPAREKQTIIKTAISKFRAAIQLQFDFHRAIYNLGTVLYGLAEDTMRSGKPGVSASEFYSQSAIYVAAAHALKPNYSIYRSALRLVRSMLPLPYLKVGYLIAPPENSAIAPHKEWERSRFVLNHEELQQVNASDQPPSQSPGHVDSGRKLFRIVVADIVSVSACADLTLPPGAGLRIDTIHGPRFLVADNWETIDSWLDAIRLVYTIFARGRSDVLAGIITG